Proteins encoded within one genomic window of Spirochaeta cellobiosiphila DSM 17781:
- a CDS encoding lipid II:glycine glycyltransferase FemX: MSSFLQTSYWAEFKGLFGWTSQRVTINYDNKSVDFYVLIRKIIGPYSIAYIPFGLGGSISFDQSFYGMIKKQLKSVLPSHVIFVRFDLDIQRSVEIKAFRKSPVDVQPPDTVILSLTNSEDEILSQMKKKTRYNIKLALKKGIKVVKSSIEELPAWYALYKETADRDKIAIHSYEYYAKQFELAELDKKVNYLLLLAYHEEDLLAGIILVQSGNRTTYLYGASSNEKRNLMPSYLLQWEGIKIAKNEWNCTEYDFFGIPPVDDPNHPMSGLYRFKVGFGGTVVHYHGCWDLPLKSLLYSSYRILEKMRHFYYKKIRKH; encoded by the coding sequence TTGAGTTCCTTTCTACAAACATCATACTGGGCTGAATTTAAAGGGCTCTTTGGCTGGACCAGTCAAAGAGTCACTATTAACTATGATAACAAATCTGTCGATTTTTACGTCTTGATACGTAAAATAATCGGACCTTACTCGATTGCTTATATCCCCTTCGGCTTAGGGGGAAGTATTTCTTTTGATCAATCCTTTTATGGAATGATCAAGAAGCAACTGAAAAGCGTATTACCATCTCATGTCATCTTTGTTCGTTTTGATCTGGATATACAGAGAAGTGTAGAAATAAAAGCTTTTAGGAAATCCCCGGTGGATGTTCAACCACCTGATACAGTCATTCTTTCCTTAACTAATTCAGAAGATGAAATCTTAAGTCAAATGAAGAAGAAGACAAGGTATAATATCAAATTAGCATTAAAAAAAGGTATTAAGGTTGTAAAATCCTCTATTGAGGAATTACCAGCATGGTATGCTTTGTATAAGGAAACCGCTGATAGAGATAAAATCGCCATTCATTCCTATGAGTACTATGCCAAACAGTTTGAACTGGCAGAACTAGATAAGAAGGTGAATTATCTTCTTTTACTGGCTTACCATGAAGAGGATTTACTGGCAGGCATTATACTTGTTCAATCTGGTAATCGTACTACTTATCTTTACGGTGCTTCTTCCAATGAAAAGAGAAATCTCATGCCCTCTTATTTACTCCAATGGGAAGGGATAAAAATTGCTAAGAATGAATGGAACTGTACGGAATATGATTTCTTTGGGATTCCTCCTGTGGATGATCCCAATCACCCTATGTCAGGATTATATAGATTCAAAGTAGGGTTTGGCGGGACTGTCGTCCATTATCATGGATGTTGGGATCTTCCATTAAAATCCCTTCTTTATTCTTCTTACCGTATCCTGGAAAAGATGAGACATTTTTATTACAAGAAAATACGGAAACACTAG
- the metG gene encoding methionine--tRNA ligase, whose protein sequence is MKKRLITSALPYVNNIPHLGNIIQVLSGDVFARFCRSFGYETLYVCGTDEYGTATETRALEEKTTPRELCDHYNKIHNEIYEWFNISFDRFGRTSDPIQTEIVQDIFKKVDAAGYISEQEIEQLYSPDQDMFLADRYVRGTCPHCAYEEARGDQCENCGKLLEPTELINPYSPLGGQLEIRKTRHLYLNLPAVLPQFEKWMNKASKDGFWARNAIQMTQAWVRDGLKERAITRDLKWGIPVPRKGFENKVFYVWFDAPIGYISITAGLTENWKDWWQNPDNVELFQFIGKDNIPFHTVIFPSSLLATGDNWTMLHHMSSSEYLNYEGGKFSKSAGMGVFGNDCQDTGIPADVWRFYIFYNRPEKSDTLFTWNDFQDKVNSELIGNFANLINRTLTFSYKFMGDTVGEFNELPLLWDQVNPLLKKVVDHLERAELKDGLKTILQISDIGNKVFQEAEPWKTKESDPEGTKDLLCNLIYLIRDLSIMIAPYLPETSKKIADLFKQGDLDWSTVGSKTGIIRIGKPEILFKKLEDDFIEEMRNRFAGSQKDRQKNSSSTEDTSIENQFNHSVDLRVARITAVEQHPEADKLYIETLDTGDGEPLQIVSGIKDYYSPEELVGKNIILVKNLKPAKLRGVKSFGMLLAASSEEGDKKALEVLFANDDINPGTPVIIEGKDGGPAVKTKLKVDKFFEMPIKTQDGIVSVGETALTVNGETLKTKSVLNGEVG, encoded by the coding sequence ATGAAAAAGAGATTGATAACTTCAGCTTTACCTTATGTAAATAATATCCCTCACCTGGGAAATATCATACAAGTTTTGAGTGGTGATGTATTTGCTCGTTTTTGCCGCTCCTTTGGCTATGAAACTTTGTATGTGTGTGGAACTGATGAATATGGAACAGCTACGGAAACACGAGCGTTAGAAGAAAAAACGACACCGCGAGAACTGTGTGATCATTATAATAAGATTCACAATGAGATCTATGAGTGGTTCAATATTAGCTTTGACCGTTTTGGCCGAACTAGTGATCCTATACAAACTGAAATCGTACAGGATATTTTTAAGAAGGTAGATGCTGCAGGATATATCTCTGAGCAGGAAATCGAGCAACTTTATAGTCCTGACCAGGACATGTTTCTTGCTGATAGATATGTTCGGGGTACTTGTCCTCATTGTGCTTATGAAGAGGCCAGAGGCGATCAATGTGAAAATTGTGGCAAATTATTAGAACCTACTGAACTAATAAATCCCTATTCTCCTTTAGGGGGACAGTTAGAAATTAGGAAGACCAGGCATCTCTACTTAAACCTGCCAGCAGTGCTTCCTCAATTTGAAAAATGGATGAACAAAGCATCAAAAGACGGCTTTTGGGCACGTAATGCTATCCAGATGACACAAGCCTGGGTTCGCGATGGATTAAAGGAACGGGCTATTACTCGAGACCTTAAATGGGGGATTCCCGTTCCCAGAAAAGGTTTTGAGAACAAAGTCTTCTATGTGTGGTTTGATGCTCCTATCGGTTACATTAGTATCACCGCTGGTTTAACTGAGAATTGGAAGGACTGGTGGCAAAATCCTGATAATGTTGAATTATTTCAATTTATTGGAAAAGACAATATTCCTTTCCATACAGTCATTTTCCCTTCCTCCTTATTAGCGACAGGTGATAACTGGACAATGCTTCACCATATGTCCAGCTCTGAGTATCTGAATTATGAAGGGGGAAAATTCTCCAAGTCTGCCGGCATGGGTGTTTTTGGAAACGATTGTCAGGATACAGGTATTCCTGCTGATGTGTGGCGATTCTATATTTTCTATAACAGACCTGAAAAGTCAGATACTTTGTTCACCTGGAATGATTTTCAAGACAAGGTTAATTCTGAACTTATTGGTAATTTTGCTAATCTTATCAATAGAACATTAACTTTTAGCTATAAATTCATGGGTGATACTGTAGGTGAGTTTAATGAACTTCCTCTGTTGTGGGATCAAGTTAATCCTTTGTTAAAAAAGGTGGTTGATCATCTGGAAAGGGCAGAGCTTAAAGATGGTTTAAAAACTATTCTTCAAATATCTGATATTGGTAACAAAGTTTTTCAAGAAGCAGAGCCCTGGAAGACAAAAGAATCTGATCCAGAAGGAACAAAAGATCTTCTGTGTAACTTGATCTATCTTATACGTGACTTATCCATCATGATTGCCCCTTACCTTCCTGAAACCAGTAAGAAGATTGCTGATTTGTTTAAACAAGGGGATTTGGATTGGTCTACCGTTGGATCAAAAACAGGCATAATAAGGATAGGCAAGCCAGAGATTCTTTTCAAAAAGCTTGAAGATGACTTTATTGAGGAGATGCGAAATCGTTTTGCCGGTAGTCAAAAAGACAGACAAAAGAATAGTTCGTCAACAGAAGATACCTCTATCGAGAACCAATTCAATCATAGTGTAGATCTTCGGGTTGCTAGAATAACAGCTGTGGAACAACATCCTGAGGCTGATAAGCTGTATATTGAAACTCTTGATACGGGTGATGGGGAGCCATTACAGATTGTCTCAGGTATAAAAGATTATTATTCCCCTGAAGAATTGGTCGGAAAGAACATAATTCTTGTCAAGAATTTAAAACCTGCTAAATTACGCGGGGTAAAAAGTTTTGGTATGTTACTGGCGGCAAGCAGCGAAGAAGGGGATAAAAAAGCCTTGGAAGTTCTATTTGCTAATGACGATATAAATCCTGGTACTCCAGTCATTATCGAAGGCAAAGATGGTGGACCAGCAGTGAAAACAAAACTAAAAGTCGATAAGTTCTTTGAAATGCCTATCAAAACACAAGATGGTATTGTCTCTGTAGGGGAGACAGCCTTAACTGTTAATGGAGAGACACTCAAAACAAAATCTGTTCTCAATGGAGAAGTAGGTTAA
- the hflK gene encoding FtsH protease activity modulator HflK has protein sequence MAERDVSPGNLPFHLGVGSVVLIIVVVFAIFLGLNSFFIVDQTEESVVLFLGKYSRTVGPGMNWKIPVLEKSFNVPTKIVQKEEFGFRTENAGVDSRYSDKEYPNESRMLTGDLNIIDVEWVIQYRIEDPKAWLFNVDDSVRTDEITMQRLDNRIKTIRDISQTVMNQLVGDRTIFDVIGSERTMIETKGQELMNELLVKYGLGAKIQQVQLQNIVPPLGTVQDAFEDVNIAQQDMNRLINEGQEEYNKVIPKANGERDQIIQQAEGYKAKRINEAEGDVARFKAMLEEYRKSPRVTKTRLYYEMLEEVFENEKDIDLIDESLSNFIPIKNLGTNNKNNVEGVQ, from the coding sequence ATGGCTGAAAGGGATGTATCCCCTGGAAATCTGCCTTTTCACTTAGGAGTGGGAAGCGTAGTATTAATTATTGTTGTTGTATTTGCTATTTTCCTAGGTCTCAATAGTTTTTTTATTGTTGATCAAACTGAAGAATCAGTTGTTTTGTTTTTAGGCAAATACTCCAGAACTGTCGGTCCTGGAATGAACTGGAAGATCCCTGTTTTAGAAAAAAGCTTTAATGTTCCCACTAAGATTGTACAAAAAGAGGAGTTTGGTTTCCGCACAGAAAACGCAGGAGTAGACTCACGATATTCTGATAAAGAATACCCAAATGAATCACGAATGCTCACAGGAGATTTAAACATCATAGATGTGGAATGGGTTATACAGTACAGGATTGAAGACCCCAAAGCTTGGTTATTCAATGTAGATGATTCAGTACGTACTGATGAAATCACGATGCAAAGATTAGATAATCGAATAAAAACAATACGGGATATCTCCCAAACGGTAATGAACCAGCTAGTTGGTGATAGAACGATCTTTGACGTAATCGGATCTGAAAGAACGATGATTGAAACCAAAGGTCAGGAATTAATGAATGAACTTCTTGTTAAATATGGACTGGGAGCTAAAATACAACAAGTTCAGTTACAGAACATCGTTCCACCACTGGGAACCGTACAAGATGCCTTTGAAGATGTAAATATTGCTCAACAAGATATGAACAGACTCATTAACGAAGGTCAGGAAGAGTATAATAAAGTTATACCCAAGGCTAATGGAGAAAGGGACCAAATAATCCAGCAAGCAGAGGGATATAAGGCTAAACGAATAAATGAAGCCGAAGGAGACGTGGCCAGATTCAAAGCCATGCTAGAAGAGTATCGTAAGAGTCCCCGTGTAACAAAAACGAGACTCTATTACGAAATGCTTGAAGAAGTATTCGAAAATGAAAAGGATATTGACCTCATTGATGAGTCTTTAAGTAACTTTATTCCCATCAAGAATCTAGGAACTAATAATAAAAATAATGTAGAAGGGGTTCAATAA
- the hflC gene encoding protease modulator HflC: MKKLMVILSLLLIAFIVFIAMGPFYVLQEGQQAAITRFGEMIKTEEKAGLKFRMPVVDNVVKFPTKIMSWDGDAQRIPTKENQFIWVDTTARWKITNLQTFYESIANIDRAYSRLDDVIDSAVKNVVSTNPLLESVRNSNVINEIDRTSTESEEMTIIEDLGSQSELKTYENITKGRSALSEEMLEKVADITEEQFGIRVIDVVIRQIRYSDDLTESVYSRMIAERRQKAEQYRSYGQGKKQEILGQLDRKKDEILSDAYAKSETIKGQGDAQAANIYALAYGQDPSFTEFWLALESYKKTMGNFNKTLTTDMDYFQYLYSPDGR; the protein is encoded by the coding sequence ATGAAAAAGTTAATGGTTATTTTATCACTTCTTCTTATAGCTTTTATTGTCTTCATTGCAATGGGACCTTTCTATGTACTTCAAGAGGGTCAACAAGCGGCCATTACCAGATTTGGGGAAATGATTAAAACAGAAGAAAAAGCCGGTTTAAAATTCAGAATGCCTGTGGTGGATAATGTCGTTAAATTTCCAACAAAGATTATGAGTTGGGATGGAGATGCCCAGCGAATACCTACGAAGGAAAATCAATTTATATGGGTTGATACCACAGCGAGATGGAAAATCACAAACCTACAGACTTTCTATGAATCCATCGCCAATATTGATAGAGCTTACTCTCGACTTGATGATGTTATTGATTCTGCTGTTAAAAATGTAGTCAGTACCAATCCTCTACTAGAATCAGTGAGAAACTCAAATGTTATTAATGAAATAGATCGTACATCTACTGAATCAGAAGAAATGACTATTATTGAAGACTTAGGGTCACAATCAGAATTAAAAACTTATGAAAATATAACAAAAGGACGTTCTGCTCTCAGCGAAGAGATGTTAGAGAAAGTCGCAGATATAACAGAAGAACAATTTGGTATCCGTGTTATTGATGTAGTCATAAGACAAATTAGATACTCAGATGACCTAACAGAATCTGTATATTCGAGAATGATTGCCGAACGAAGACAAAAAGCAGAACAATACCGTTCTTATGGACAGGGTAAAAAGCAAGAAATCCTAGGACAATTAGATCGAAAGAAAGATGAAATTCTATCTGATGCTTACGCAAAGTCTGAAACGATCAAAGGACAAGGGGATGCTCAAGCGGCTAATATTTATGCCTTGGCTTACGGACAAGATCCTAGCTTTACAGAGTTCTGGCTGGCTTTAGAATCCTATAAAAAGACAATGGGTAACTTTAATAAGACACTTACTACTGATATGGATTACTTCCAATATCTCTACAGTCCAGACGGACGTTAA
- a CDS encoding HD domain-containing phosphohydrolase, translated as MSGIGNFEKSKAKILMIDDTRTNLFFLQEALEDYENLYTASNGSEGYKKAQEILPDIILTDIVMPKMDGFECLKALKGNPFTLDIPVIILSTLDKLDNKTRGFALGAVDYITKPFDKEEVKARVDLHLSLKFAQQRLTHQKEYLEALVLERTKEVTHAQEAIITALASLAETRDNETGCHIKRTKLYVEQLALGLRKRGVYVKELDEQTIHIMAATAPLHDIGKVGVPDKILLKPGKLTAEEFEEMKKHTIYGYQALEQAEAAIGKTTYLAIAKKIAISHHEKWDGSGYPYHLKGQKIPLPGRIMAVADVYDALISERVYKIPFPHSKAVSIIKEGGGSHFDPAIVDVFLEIAESIRQIALENVEGNEEKLALQK; from the coding sequence ATGAGTGGGATCGGGAATTTTGAGAAAAGCAAAGCCAAAATATTAATGATTGATGACACAAGAACCAACTTGTTCTTCTTACAAGAAGCATTGGAAGATTATGAAAACCTGTACACAGCATCCAATGGAAGTGAAGGATATAAGAAAGCTCAGGAAATCCTTCCAGACATCATCCTGACTGACATTGTAATGCCAAAGATGGATGGATTTGAATGTTTGAAAGCATTGAAGGGTAACCCCTTTACTCTGGATATTCCTGTAATCATTCTATCAACTCTGGATAAACTGGATAATAAAACAAGAGGTTTTGCCTTAGGAGCGGTGGATTACATCACGAAACCTTTTGATAAAGAGGAAGTTAAAGCAAGAGTGGATTTGCATCTATCGCTTAAATTCGCACAACAGAGGCTCACCCATCAAAAAGAATATCTAGAGGCCCTGGTTCTGGAACGAACAAAGGAAGTGACCCATGCACAAGAGGCCATCATTACAGCTTTGGCCAGCCTCGCTGAAACGAGAGACAATGAAACAGGCTGCCATATCAAGCGGACAAAACTATATGTGGAACAATTAGCTCTTGGGTTACGTAAACGCGGGGTTTATGTAAAAGAGTTAGATGAACAAACTATTCATATAATGGCAGCGACAGCCCCTCTTCACGATATAGGTAAAGTAGGAGTTCCAGATAAAATTTTATTAAAACCGGGTAAACTCACAGCTGAAGAATTTGAAGAAATGAAGAAACACACAATCTATGGGTATCAGGCTCTGGAGCAGGCTGAAGCGGCTATAGGAAAAACGACCTACCTTGCTATAGCCAAAAAAATTGCCATATCACATCATGAAAAGTGGGATGGCTCTGGATACCCCTACCATTTAAAAGGACAAAAAATCCCTCTTCCAGGTAGAATCATGGCTGTAGCTGATGTTTATGACGCTCTTATCTCAGAAAGAGTCTATAAAATCCCCTTCCCCCATTCAAAAGCTGTATCCATCATTAAAGAAGGAGGGGGAAGCCACTTTGATCCAGCTATTGTTGATGTTTTTCTTGAGATTGCAGAATCCATTAGGCAAATCGCTTTAGAAAATGTGGAAGGTAATGAAGAAAAGTTAGCCTTACAAAAGTAG
- a CDS encoding peptidase U32 family protein yields MELLAPAGNLEKLKYAYQYGADAAYIGISQFSLRAKADNFHENEWEIIKEIKGNKKLYCALNIYFHNPDIRRLEEQLDYFEKYPFDAFIVSDIGIVPMLKRKFPNTELHLSTQANCTNAEAASMYKNMGFDRVVLGREVRLDEIKEIKDKVPDLELEAFVHGAMCLAYSGRCFLSSWMTDRSANQGGCSHSCRWDYKVLEEKKRPGEYYPIYEGDGFTSILSSKDINMIHHLMDLKMAGVDSAKIEGRMKSIYYVATVARAYRKALDVLEGKDVPDFESYAEELDKVSHREFSTGFYFGKEDIEKPNKEGYERYYTFLGIVGKKISEGQYELNLKNQVLPPEELEFIGPDVLFLKDRDYTIYDVNNQVVDQADHGKQYIIETKLPLEEGYLIRRGITDKELKFKQTSR; encoded by the coding sequence GTGGAACTATTAGCCCCTGCAGGTAACTTGGAAAAACTAAAATATGCCTACCAATATGGTGCAGATGCCGCTTATATTGGAATAAGCCAATTTTCGTTAAGAGCGAAAGCTGACAATTTTCATGAAAACGAATGGGAGATAATTAAAGAGATAAAGGGCAATAAAAAGTTATACTGTGCTCTCAATATCTATTTCCACAATCCTGATATCCGCCGACTGGAAGAACAACTCGATTACTTTGAAAAATACCCCTTTGATGCATTTATTGTTTCAGACATTGGAATCGTACCAATGCTTAAAAGAAAATTCCCAAACACAGAATTACATCTTAGCACACAAGCAAACTGTACAAACGCAGAAGCGGCAAGTATGTACAAAAACATGGGCTTCGACCGGGTCGTTCTAGGAAGGGAAGTCAGACTAGACGAGATAAAAGAGATAAAAGACAAAGTACCAGATCTAGAGTTAGAAGCTTTTGTCCATGGAGCTATGTGTCTTGCCTATTCGGGAAGATGTTTCTTATCATCCTGGATGACAGATCGTTCAGCAAACCAGGGAGGTTGTAGTCACTCCTGTCGTTGGGACTATAAAGTACTAGAAGAAAAAAAACGCCCTGGAGAATATTATCCCATCTATGAAGGAGATGGTTTTACTTCGATCCTGTCTTCCAAAGATATAAATATGATACATCACTTAATGGATCTAAAGATGGCCGGAGTTGACTCTGCTAAAATTGAAGGGCGAATGAAATCCATTTATTATGTAGCTACAGTAGCAAGGGCTTACAGAAAAGCTCTTGACGTCCTGGAAGGTAAAGATGTTCCCGACTTTGAAAGTTATGCTGAAGAATTAGACAAAGTGAGTCATAGAGAATTTTCCACAGGCTTTTATTTTGGCAAAGAGGATATAGAAAAGCCCAACAAAGAAGGATATGAGAGATACTATACATTCCTTGGAATCGTAGGCAAAAAAATATCTGAAGGCCAATATGAGCTTAACCTGAAGAATCAGGTACTCCCCCCTGAAGAGCTTGAATTTATAGGACCTGATGTTCTTTTTCTTAAAGACAGGGATTACACGATCTATGACGTTAATAACCAAGTAGTCGACCAGGCAGATCATGGCAAACAATATATTATTGAAACAAAACTCCCCTTAGAGGAAGGTTATCTTATTCGTCGTGGAATTACAGATAAGGAGCTTAAATTTAAGCAAACATCACGCTAA
- a CDS encoding sensor domain-containing diguanylate cyclase: MIKKNIGIIVFICSFGLFVLFVMLFQTYSWLVINKSQQQANLLDYAGNVYKNHLSGYQQQWSVLTKESFWVEILKNDDRGNYFLDSLSHVLGEGLIYIVDTNGVVTHASLEGRSDDLVGTDLSFRPYVENALKGESSLYSALGVVTNKLGVYFAEPVFDGDQVSFVLVLKIQAEKILENIKPCNDEVIWVTDQYGVILASTNKDLVLKSYPNLTTAALMHIRNKRNYPDVNIYPLTISSYGDWSIWDGRRGLVDQLDLSIPGWHLYSFRYRESFNPIANSQKYLLMAFLIISFFFSLTLSILTMDIKRRIAIEKELEAIAHTDPLTGLLNRRYCVAKLKTMIDRSSRGQLNFSLCYVDLNYLKLVNDEFGHNAGDKYIKSVCSVIEKHTRTSDIFCRVGGDEFIVIHPRTSYDEVQSIWERIGKTIDEMSNENDLHRYSISYGIVEYNTASSQTAMELVDMADKVMYKRKIAYKNSDDGSQDTFLKRN, translated from the coding sequence ATGATCAAGAAAAACATTGGTATAATAGTATTTATCTGTTCCTTTGGTTTATTTGTGTTGTTTGTCATGCTGTTTCAAACATATAGCTGGCTTGTTATTAATAAGAGTCAACAACAGGCCAATTTGTTAGATTACGCCGGTAATGTATATAAGAACCACTTATCAGGTTATCAACAACAATGGTCGGTTCTTACAAAAGAGAGTTTTTGGGTTGAAATTCTAAAGAATGATGATCGTGGTAATTATTTTCTAGATTCTCTAAGCCATGTTCTTGGGGAAGGACTAATTTATATAGTCGATACAAATGGTGTTGTTACCCATGCTTCATTGGAAGGGCGGTCGGATGATTTGGTCGGTACTGACTTGAGTTTTCGACCCTATGTAGAAAATGCTCTCAAAGGGGAGTCTTCTTTATACTCCGCTCTTGGGGTTGTTACTAACAAGCTTGGTGTTTATTTTGCAGAACCCGTATTTGATGGTGATCAGGTCTCCTTTGTACTAGTACTCAAGATACAGGCAGAGAAAATCTTGGAAAACATTAAACCTTGTAACGATGAAGTAATTTGGGTTACCGATCAATATGGAGTGATTTTAGCCTCAACCAACAAAGATCTTGTCCTGAAAAGTTATCCTAACTTAACGACTGCCGCTCTTATGCATATTAGAAATAAAAGAAATTATCCTGATGTTAATATCTACCCTTTAACCATCAGCTCTTATGGGGACTGGAGCATATGGGATGGGCGTAGGGGACTGGTGGATCAGCTAGATCTATCTATTCCCGGTTGGCACCTGTATTCCTTTCGTTACCGGGAGAGTTTTAATCCCATTGCCAATTCTCAAAAATACCTATTAATGGCTTTTCTCATTATTAGTTTTTTCTTTTCCCTTACTTTGAGTATTTTGACAATGGATATAAAAAGACGAATAGCTATCGAAAAGGAATTGGAAGCTATTGCCCACACAGATCCTTTAACTGGACTCCTTAATAGACGTTACTGTGTAGCAAAGTTGAAAACTATGATAGATAGGTCTTCCAGAGGACAACTTAATTTTTCCTTATGTTATGTAGATCTAAATTACTTGAAGCTTGTTAACGATGAATTTGGTCATAATGCTGGTGATAAGTACATTAAGTCAGTATGTTCTGTAATAGAAAAACACACCAGGACATCGGATATTTTTTGTCGTGTAGGAGGAGACGAGTTTATTGTGATTCATCCCCGTACCTCCTATGATGAGGTTCAGTCGATTTGGGAACGAATTGGAAAAACGATTGATGAGATGTCAAATGAAAATGACCTGCATCGCTATTCTATTAGTTATGGGATAGTGGAGTACAATACTGCAAGTTCTCAAACGGCTATGGAACTGGTTGATATGGCAGATAAAGTTATGTATAAAAGAAAGATAGCTTATAAAAACTCAGATGATGGTTCTCAAGATACCTTTCTTAAAAGAAATTAG
- a CDS encoding ATP-binding response regulator, with protein sequence MEETEQRTPEILSYLHNINNIQTDTVLMDELPDFLSSNSTDIIILNLSNTTEAEVDLLVRVRTIAQELPIIVITSEHDDKLAIEMVKLGAQDYLIKDKLDVEWLKRSIYFSIERNKLKAMLRTTVSSKNKLLSIISHDLRSPFFSLMETTKFLADNLERYTPEKLREFIMALHNASANTYKMVESLLLWANAQGDRIECKAYLTELYPIVLESLLAANQQAKEKQIQLHNNIDQTIMIYADKDMTNTIIRNIITNAIKFTPTGGNVWLEALKVGEKVEIHIIDDGVGMSPQIKDNLFQIETKKSTKGTNGERGTGLGLVVCWEFVKKNNGRISVQSELNKGTEFIITLPAINKRS encoded by the coding sequence GTGGAAGAGACAGAACAAAGAACCCCAGAGATACTCAGTTATCTCCATAACATTAATAATATCCAAACGGATACGGTCTTAATGGATGAACTACCTGATTTCCTTTCTTCAAACTCAACTGATATCATCATATTAAATCTAAGCAACACAACAGAAGCAGAAGTCGACCTTTTAGTTAGAGTAAGAACGATAGCTCAAGAATTACCTATTATTGTTATAACATCAGAACATGACGACAAACTAGCCATTGAAATGGTCAAGTTAGGAGCACAGGATTATCTTATTAAAGATAAACTTGATGTGGAATGGCTGAAACGATCCATTTATTTTAGTATCGAAAGAAATAAGTTAAAGGCTATGCTTCGCACTACTGTGTCCAGCAAAAATAAATTACTTAGTATCATTAGTCATGACCTTCGCAGCCCTTTTTTCAGTCTTATGGAAACAACAAAATTCCTGGCAGACAACTTAGAGAGATACACCCCCGAAAAACTTAGAGAGTTCATCATGGCCCTCCATAATGCATCGGCTAACACCTATAAAATGGTAGAAAGCCTTCTTCTTTGGGCCAATGCCCAAGGGGATCGAATTGAATGCAAAGCTTATTTGACAGAATTATATCCCATTGTTTTGGAATCATTGTTAGCAGCTAATCAGCAGGCAAAAGAAAAGCAGATACAACTTCATAACAATATAGATCAAACCATTATGATCTACGCAGACAAGGATATGACGAATACAATAATCCGAAACATAATAACAAATGCGATTAAGTTTACACCAACTGGTGGAAACGTATGGCTTGAGGCTTTGAAAGTGGGAGAAAAGGTTGAAATTCATATCATAGATGATGGAGTGGGAATGTCTCCTCAAATAAAAGACAACCTATTCCAAATAGAAACAAAGAAGTCTACCAAAGGAACGAATGGGGAAAGAGGAACAGGATTAGGCCTGGTTGTGTGTTGGGAATTTGTCAAAAAGAATAATGGTAGAATTAGTGTTCAATCCGAGTTAAATAAGGGAACAGAGTTTATCATTACCCTTCCCGCCATAAATAAACGAAGCTAA